A genomic window from Anthocerotibacter panamensis C109 includes:
- a CDS encoding S8 family peptidase, translating into MNVVPVKFCKTHRPFAVYSSLLSLSLGLSLLAGPALAKPAIPQNLGNGLYQIMEEYLKGPSVPANTSIAPDALGLAMQDAQGRVLVDIHMDGSTPMASVKRSLRAEGMQVTAETERYRAGVLEGYVPLNKVPQMAQTAGVSSMILVPKPITNIGRVTSQAIVQHRIQNIPGWVTNGTGTVNGSGITVGVLSDSYNTSTSTIKANNDIASGDLPGKGNTLGNTQPVVILQDNPAGTDEGRAMLQIIHDTAPRSRLCFATAFAGIVSFANNIRALGNPTGTCRAQVVVDDVIYFAENMFSDGIIAQAVDDVAAQGVAYFSSAGNLPPTQAYASDLRLIPVAGAPLGNLNLSTVPPALYAGGFHNFDATGGTDISQSISITTRGTISFQWDEPYDLPGGGVLSDFNLLFFDTAGNFLFAAQTNNLASNQPLELQGVTGTGALQMVIARANTPAATPTPASRLRYVWFTSGTVNDYFAYSTPTTFGHNSAVGANGTAAYSPTAPFLTESFTSVGPVTIAFDLAGNRLPTPQVRLKPDVAAMDGAFNTFFPSIPTPPAISQFFGTSAAAPQAAAIAALVLQRSGGPGSVTPAQMKTILQTNALPHDLDPNFARGVSADGTVTITAIGDIGQNINTQIDPNFFRVSYAGPGSVASIQLNGGAGSGGNQTQSPTGIVFDNRVGPGFPLTFGLLQGISAAAITFTPLNTPAIGNIPTVTLNFASGSFNAGAIVSFGIDRDTAFSGGGGNSADLLGGGVFIPSGTVAPNGLTFTVTFGDNTTTTGSFVNNLGTGYSFLDGFGFINAQTAVP; encoded by the coding sequence ATGAATGTGGTCCCCGTCAAGTTTTGTAAAACTCATCGCCCCTTTGCTGTTTACTCCTCACTACTTTCTTTGAGTCTGGGGCTGAGCTTGCTGGCTGGTCCTGCCCTTGCCAAGCCAGCGATTCCTCAGAATTTAGGCAATGGCCTGTACCAAATCATGGAGGAATATCTCAAGGGTCCGTCTGTCCCAGCCAATACCTCCATAGCCCCGGATGCTTTGGGGTTGGCGATGCAGGATGCTCAGGGCCGGGTGCTGGTCGATATCCATATGGACGGCAGTACCCCCATGGCTTCTGTGAAGCGATCCCTGCGCGCTGAGGGTATGCAGGTCACCGCCGAGACCGAGCGCTACCGGGCGGGGGTCCTAGAAGGTTATGTGCCGCTGAATAAAGTTCCCCAAATGGCCCAAACTGCCGGGGTTTCCTCGATGATCCTGGTGCCCAAGCCCATCACCAATATCGGCAGGGTCACCAGTCAGGCTATCGTACAGCATCGTATTCAGAATATTCCCGGCTGGGTGACCAATGGTACTGGGACAGTCAACGGAAGCGGTATCACCGTCGGCGTGCTCTCAGATAGCTATAACACCAGTACCAGCACCATCAAAGCCAACAACGACATCGCTAGCGGGGATCTGCCGGGCAAGGGTAATACGCTCGGGAATACCCAGCCGGTAGTCATACTCCAGGACAACCCAGCGGGGACGGACGAGGGGCGGGCTATGCTCCAAATCATCCACGATACCGCCCCTAGGTCCAGACTGTGTTTCGCTACAGCATTTGCCGGAATCGTCAGCTTCGCCAACAACATACGGGCTCTGGGTAACCCGACTGGCACCTGTCGCGCTCAAGTAGTCGTAGATGACGTCATTTATTTTGCGGAGAATATGTTCTCCGACGGCATCATTGCCCAGGCTGTAGATGATGTCGCTGCCCAGGGTGTGGCCTATTTTTCTTCCGCAGGCAACCTCCCGCCGACCCAGGCTTATGCTTCTGACTTGCGCTTGATTCCAGTGGCGGGTGCCCCCTTAGGCAACCTCAACTTGAGCACGGTGCCCCCTGCTCTTTACGCTGGAGGGTTCCATAACTTCGATGCGACGGGTGGGACGGACATCTCCCAATCCATCTCGATTACGACCCGTGGAACGATCAGCTTCCAGTGGGACGAACCCTACGATCTGCCAGGTGGCGGGGTCCTCTCGGACTTCAACCTGCTCTTTTTTGACACGGCTGGTAATTTCTTATTTGCTGCCCAGACTAACAATCTGGCATCCAATCAACCGCTGGAACTCCAGGGCGTAACTGGGACAGGGGCTTTACAAATGGTGATTGCCCGCGCCAACACCCCCGCTGCCACCCCCACCCCAGCCAGTCGGTTGCGCTATGTCTGGTTCACCTCGGGTACGGTTAACGATTACTTTGCCTACAGCACGCCGACGACCTTCGGCCATAATTCCGCAGTCGGGGCGAACGGCACCGCCGCCTACAGTCCGACAGCACCTTTTCTCACAGAGAGTTTTACCTCTGTCGGTCCGGTGACCATTGCCTTTGACCTAGCAGGCAATCGCCTACCTACACCTCAGGTGCGCCTAAAACCGGACGTGGCAGCTATGGACGGAGCCTTTAACACGTTCTTCCCCAGCATTCCCACGCCCCCAGCTATCTCTCAATTCTTCGGCACGAGCGCTGCTGCACCCCAGGCGGCAGCTATCGCGGCCCTAGTTTTACAGCGCAGTGGGGGACCGGGTTCTGTTACCCCAGCCCAAATGAAAACCATCCTCCAAACCAATGCCCTCCCCCACGACCTAGACCCCAATTTTGCTCGGGGGGTATCCGCCGATGGTACGGTCACCATCACTGCTATCGGGGATATCGGCCAAAACATCAACACCCAAATCGACCCCAATTTCTTTAGAGTTTCCTACGCCGGACCAGGGAGTGTGGCGAGTATCCAGTTAAATGGCGGGGCAGGATCAGGCGGGAACCAGACTCAGTCTCCGACGGGTATCGTTTTTGACAACCGTGTCGGACCAGGTTTTCCCTTGACTTTTGGGCTACTCCAAGGGATTTCTGCCGCCGCTATTACCTTCACCCCACTTAACACCCCTGCCATCGGCAATATTCCGACGGTGACCCTAAACTTTGCCAGTGGGAGTTTCAACGCCGGGGCTATCGTCTCCTTTGGCATTGACCGGGACACTGCTTTTAGTGGCGGGGGCGGAAATTCAGCAGACCTGTTAGGCGGCGGAGTCTTCATCCCGTCCGGGACCGTTGCTCCGAATGGCCTGACTTTTACGGTCACCTTTGGGGACAACACCACCACTACCGGGTCCTTTGTGAATAACCTCGGGACAGGATATTCCTTCCTCGATGGTTTTGGGTTTATCAATGCCCAGACAGCAGTTCCTTAA
- a CDS encoding PEP-CTERM sorting domain-containing protein: protein MATKILKSSWMGLILTTSVLAHGVQAATFTEIGDVGQTLTTAAIPTPESVPLITIFGTLSSSTDADLFLINIIDPVNFSATTVNAETSVDTQLFLLNSSGAAVFLNDDDPAGLGSILQSTLPTGIGPLTAGVYYLGISPFGYDPVNLNTLLFATGSSSTAIVGPNISSPLTGFVGNPFSTPGGSYRINLTGVQTVPEPASVLGLLGMGVWGARRKLKKAKS, encoded by the coding sequence ATGGCTACGAAAATACTGAAATCGTCCTGGATGGGCCTGATTCTGACTACTTCAGTCCTGGCGCATGGCGTGCAGGCAGCAACCTTTACGGAAATTGGGGATGTCGGACAGACGCTCACCACAGCCGCTATTCCGACCCCAGAATCCGTACCCTTGATCACCATTTTCGGGACGCTTTCGAGTTCTACGGACGCTGATTTGTTTTTGATTAATATCATCGATCCGGTGAATTTTTCGGCCACGACGGTGAATGCAGAGACGAGTGTAGATACCCAACTTTTTTTGCTCAATAGTTCCGGTGCGGCTGTCTTCTTAAACGATGACGATCCGGCTGGTCTAGGCTCGATCCTTCAATCTACGCTCCCAACAGGTATTGGTCCGCTTACAGCAGGGGTTTATTATCTAGGGATTTCACCTTTTGGATATGATCCAGTCAATCTCAATACTTTACTCTTTGCCACAGGGAGCAGTTCTACCGCTATTGTCGGGCCGAATATTAGCAGCCCATTGACGGGTTTTGTAGGTAATCCCTTCTCGACGCCCGGAGGGAGTTATCGCATTAATCTCACCGGAGTCCAGACTGTCCCTGAACCAGCCTCCGTGCTGGGACTTTTGGGTATGGGAGTCTGGGGAGCACGCCGGAAGCTGAAAAAGGCTAAAAGCTGA
- the hemJ gene encoding protoporphyrinogen oxidase HemJ: MDTSAYFWFKALHVVGFTVWMAGLFYLPRLFVYHVEAQEQPEPVQKALKAQFALMERRLYTIITTPGMILTILMAIGILTTEPEVLKETWLHAKLALVAAMVGYHFWCNHIRKQLARGTFTWTGQQLRAFNEVSTVLFILIVLLAIFKDQFPTNLATWFIVGLVVLMAVAIQLYARKRRLDKAKLVPENQP; this comes from the coding sequence ATGGACACGTCAGCCTATTTCTGGTTTAAAGCCCTGCATGTGGTGGGGTTTACCGTCTGGATGGCAGGATTGTTTTATCTGCCCCGGCTGTTTGTGTATCATGTCGAGGCCCAAGAGCAACCAGAGCCCGTGCAGAAAGCGCTAAAGGCCCAGTTTGCGCTCATGGAACGGCGTCTTTATACCATCATCACTACGCCGGGGATGATCCTTACGATCCTGATGGCGATTGGAATCCTGACCACGGAGCCAGAAGTCCTCAAGGAAACCTGGCTCCACGCAAAACTGGCCTTGGTTGCGGCGATGGTGGGCTACCATTTCTGGTGTAACCATATCCGCAAACAACTGGCGCGAGGGACTTTTACCTGGACAGGACAACAGTTGCGGGCCTTTAATGAAGTCTCGACGGTCCTGTTTATCTTGATTGTGCTTTTGGCGATTTTTAAGGACCAGTTCCCCACCAACCTTGCCACTTGGTTCATCGTCGGGCTTGTCGTTCTCATGGCCGTAGCCATTCAGCTCTATGCCCGCAAACGGCGCTTGGACAAAGCAAAGCTTGTGCCGGAGAATCAGCCGTGA
- a CDS encoding TIGR04376 family protein, whose protein sequence is MGLWDDLEEFLATRLEQFLQANPQLQILVLLEQVRAEEERTQATLNHLRLEEKELYQQILSTAQEIQKWFERKEKAQAGGRTDLAQAAAEQEVQLLTQGNQLWSRKSEVIHQIQLQEELLQKLTPRRQELEARQQATQTPPTTRPLKDDLEARFQRWEVDQALEDLKRKMGR, encoded by the coding sequence GTGGGTCTATGGGATGACCTAGAAGAGTTTCTAGCAACCCGATTGGAGCAGTTTCTCCAAGCCAATCCCCAACTTCAAATTTTGGTGCTCTTGGAGCAGGTCCGCGCTGAAGAAGAGCGGACCCAGGCGACTCTCAACCACCTGCGTCTTGAAGAAAAAGAACTTTACCAGCAGATCCTGAGCACAGCCCAAGAGATCCAGAAATGGTTTGAGCGTAAGGAAAAGGCGCAGGCGGGCGGGCGAACAGATTTAGCGCAGGCGGCGGCGGAACAGGAGGTGCAGTTGTTGACCCAGGGCAACCAATTGTGGTCGCGCAAGTCCGAAGTCATCCACCAGATCCAGCTTCAAGAAGAACTACTCCAAAAACTGACCCCCCGCCGTCAAGAGTTAGAGGCACGCCAGCAGGCAACCCAAACGCCTCCGACCACCCGCCCCCTCAAGGACGATCTAGAGGCTCGTTTTCAGCGCTGGGAAGTGGATCAAGCGCTCGAAGACCTCAAGCGCAAGATGGGACGCTAG
- the ggt gene encoding gamma-glutamyltransferase, which translates to MLRFLHLWLLLVLLVAEPVCANEGGVASGHPLATDAGIAVLKSGGNAFDAAVAVSLVIGVVEPEGSGIGGGGFAVLYDVKRKQSRALDFREVAPLKASADRYRDAKGQALLERAQDGILAGGVPGQVRGLARLHRAYGRLPFSRVVAPALRLAQEGFPVSERLHRQLADQKERLSRQSAAARIWYPKGLVPPTGSILKQPDLALTLKAIAQSGGESFYTGSTARLWVQYMQKAGGLVSAYDLKTYQPVWREPLVGYYRDLTVVSMPPPSSGGVHLIEMLNVLSLRDLKAMAPLDRTLFMAEAMKRAYADRSRFLGDPAFVPVPVAALTSLAYARRLERTIQAVPVPSTEVVPGAMLDQEIRTRFSAWEQTQTRQESLDTSHLTVIDGEGNAIALTQTINGSFGAGVVVPGTGVLLNNEMDDFSLAPGIPNQFGLVGAQANAILPNKRPLSSMTPTLVFKAGKPWLGLGSPGGGFIITAVLQTLVNVVDLGQPLDAAVASPRFHHQWQPDRLFVEPGLPASLTADLSAKGYSLRPTAIMGSIQAVMYQPLQTPRFIVAADPRREGSARIWLAPPVSPPKVQPAQRPKGKAGSKIKTRPKRQR; encoded by the coding sequence ATGCTTCGTTTCCTGCACTTGTGGCTATTGCTGGTGCTCCTGGTCGCTGAGCCCGTCTGCGCCAACGAAGGCGGGGTGGCCTCTGGACATCCTTTGGCGACGGATGCAGGAATCGCTGTGCTCAAGAGCGGTGGAAATGCCTTCGATGCGGCAGTAGCCGTGTCTCTCGTCATCGGCGTGGTCGAACCTGAAGGCTCGGGTATCGGGGGCGGGGGCTTTGCAGTACTCTATGATGTGAAACGTAAACAATCCCGTGCGCTAGATTTTCGTGAGGTGGCTCCTCTTAAGGCCAGCGCCGACCGCTATCGCGACGCCAAGGGCCAAGCCCTGCTCGAACGGGCTCAGGATGGGATCTTAGCCGGGGGTGTACCGGGACAGGTCCGGGGGCTGGCACGTCTGCACCGCGCCTATGGGCGTCTACCTTTTAGCCGCGTAGTCGCCCCGGCACTCCGTCTGGCCCAAGAGGGCTTCCCGGTCAGTGAACGTCTGCACCGCCAACTGGCCGACCAAAAGGAGCGCCTCAGCCGTCAATCCGCCGCCGCCCGCATCTGGTATCCCAAGGGCCTTGTCCCTCCCACGGGGAGTATCCTCAAGCAACCCGACCTCGCGCTCACGCTCAAAGCCATCGCCCAAAGTGGTGGGGAATCCTTCTATACCGGAAGCACAGCCCGCCTGTGGGTGCAGTACATGCAAAAAGCTGGGGGCCTCGTCAGTGCCTACGACCTCAAAACCTATCAACCGGTCTGGCGCGAACCTCTAGTCGGTTATTACCGTGACCTGACGGTGGTGAGTATGCCCCCACCTAGTTCTGGAGGGGTGCATCTCATCGAGATGTTGAATGTCTTGAGCCTGCGTGACCTCAAGGCCATGGCCCCCCTTGACCGGACCCTATTTATGGCCGAGGCTATGAAACGGGCCTACGCCGACCGTTCGCGCTTCTTGGGTGACCCCGCTTTTGTGCCTGTGCCCGTGGCTGCTCTGACTTCTCTAGCCTACGCCCGCCGTCTGGAGCGCACCATTCAAGCCGTCCCAGTCCCAAGTACTGAGGTCGTGCCTGGAGCCATGCTTGACCAGGAAATCCGCACCCGCTTTAGCGCCTGGGAGCAGACGCAAACCAGACAAGAATCCCTCGATACCTCCCACCTCACGGTCATAGATGGGGAGGGAAATGCTATAGCCCTCACCCAGACCATCAACGGTTCTTTTGGCGCAGGGGTGGTGGTACCGGGGACAGGGGTGCTCCTTAACAATGAGATGGACGATTTTTCTCTGGCCCCTGGAATCCCTAATCAATTTGGGCTGGTCGGGGCGCAAGCGAATGCCATCCTCCCCAACAAGCGCCCCTTGAGTTCGATGACCCCGACCCTGGTCTTCAAAGCAGGCAAGCCCTGGCTAGGTTTGGGGAGCCCCGGCGGGGGCTTTATTATTACGGCGGTGCTCCAGACGCTGGTGAACGTGGTGGACTTGGGCCAGCCCTTGGATGCAGCAGTGGCGAGCCCCCGCTTCCACCACCAATGGCAGCCTGACCGCCTGTTCGTCGAGCCGGGACTCCCTGCAAGCCTCACTGCCGACCTGAGCGCCAAAGGTTATAGCCTGAGGCCGACCGCAATTATGGGTAGCATCCAGGCTGTGATGTACCAACCGCTCCAAACCCCTAGGTTTATCGTCGCCGCTGACCCGCGCCGCGAGGGTAGCGCCCGGATCTGGCTGGCCCCTCCTGTCAGCCCACCCAAGGTCCAGCCGGCCCAACGCCCCAAGGGGAAAGCGGGTTCCAAAATAAAAACACGTCCTAAACGACAGCGCTGA
- a CDS encoding M13 family metallopeptidase, with the protein MPKARFALLCTTLALFTPPAPAQTTPGLDTAAIDSTVSPCENFYQYACGGWRAKNPIPGDQASWGRFNELAERNRTLQHELLEKVAKGGPSLPADQRQLGNYYRACMDEAGIEAKGIKALAAEFARIDALKSKADLPQLIAHLHTIGAPVLFNFGSTQDYKDATKVIAEADQGGLGLPDRDFYVQDAPRFVTIRTAYQEHLKHVFSLLGDKPEVAAAHAQTILDFETKLAKASLERVKRREPSNLVHPLKRAELVALTPSFDWNSYLKAIAAPPITGLNVTWPEFFKTIEAQVKTGDLATWKTYLRWHLTRSSAALLPTAFVNENFNFYGKVLNGQKELRTRWKRCVALTDGSLGESLGKLYVEATFGKTGKERTQALINNLEKALREDITNLPWMTAATKREALLKLDAITNKIGFPDQYRDYSAIKVAQGDALGNEERANAFEFKRQLDKIGKPVDKKEWQLTPPTVNAYYDPQNNNINFPAGILQPPFFNKDLDDSVNYGAIGAVIGHELTHGFDDQGRQFDAKGNLRDWWTPEDAKAFEERARCLVDQYSSYTAVDDVKLNGKLTLGENTADNGGLRVAYAALLTALAGKTPAPIDGFTAPQRFFLGWGQVWCQNQTPENARLRVATDPHAPGEFRVNGVVSNVPEFQAAFSCSAKTQMVRENRCRVW; encoded by the coding sequence ATGCCAAAAGCACGTTTCGCGCTCCTCTGTACCACCCTGGCCTTGTTCACACCACCGGCTCCCGCTCAGACCACCCCTGGACTGGACACTGCCGCCATCGACTCCACGGTTTCACCCTGCGAAAACTTTTATCAGTACGCCTGCGGCGGCTGGCGGGCTAAGAATCCCATACCGGGCGACCAAGCCTCCTGGGGACGCTTTAACGAGTTGGCAGAGCGCAATCGTACCCTCCAACACGAACTGTTGGAGAAAGTAGCCAAAGGTGGACCCAGCCTTCCCGCCGACCAGCGCCAGCTTGGGAACTACTACCGTGCGTGCATGGATGAAGCAGGCATTGAAGCCAAAGGGATTAAAGCCTTGGCTGCTGAGTTTGCCCGGATCGACGCCCTCAAATCCAAAGCCGACCTGCCTCAGCTCATTGCCCATTTGCACACGATTGGCGCACCGGTACTCTTCAATTTTGGTTCCACCCAGGACTACAAGGACGCCACCAAAGTCATTGCTGAGGCCGATCAGGGCGGGTTAGGGTTACCTGACCGGGACTTTTATGTGCAGGATGCACCGCGCTTTGTCACCATCCGCACCGCCTATCAAGAACACCTCAAGCATGTATTTAGCCTGTTGGGGGACAAACCCGAGGTAGCCGCCGCCCATGCTCAGACCATCCTCGATTTTGAGACTAAGCTGGCTAAGGCTTCTTTGGAGCGCGTCAAGCGCCGTGAACCCAGCAACCTCGTCCATCCCTTGAAACGAGCTGAATTGGTTGCCCTCACCCCGAGTTTTGACTGGAATAGCTACCTCAAAGCAATCGCAGCACCACCTATCACCGGGCTTAATGTCACTTGGCCCGAATTCTTCAAAACCATCGAAGCTCAGGTCAAAACCGGCGACCTTGCGACCTGGAAAACCTACCTGCGCTGGCACCTGACCCGCTCCTCCGCAGCACTTTTGCCTACAGCTTTTGTCAATGAAAACTTCAACTTTTATGGCAAAGTCCTCAACGGTCAAAAAGAACTGCGCACCCGCTGGAAGCGCTGCGTAGCCTTGACCGACGGTAGTCTGGGCGAATCCTTGGGCAAGCTCTATGTCGAAGCAACGTTTGGGAAGACAGGCAAAGAGCGCACGCAAGCCTTGATCAATAACCTAGAAAAAGCGCTGCGCGAGGACATCACCAATCTCCCCTGGATGACTGCTGCCACCAAACGTGAGGCCCTACTCAAACTGGATGCCATTACCAACAAGATCGGCTTTCCTGACCAATATCGGGACTACAGCGCCATTAAAGTGGCCCAAGGAGATGCCCTAGGCAACGAAGAGCGGGCGAATGCCTTTGAGTTCAAGCGGCAGCTCGACAAGATTGGCAAGCCGGTAGACAAGAAGGAATGGCAGCTCACCCCGCCTACGGTCAATGCCTACTACGACCCCCAAAACAACAACATCAACTTCCCGGCGGGTATCCTTCAGCCTCCTTTTTTCAATAAAGACCTGGATGATTCCGTCAACTACGGGGCTATTGGAGCCGTGATTGGTCACGAGTTGACCCATGGCTTCGACGATCAGGGGAGGCAGTTTGACGCCAAGGGCAACCTGCGCGATTGGTGGACGCCTGAGGATGCTAAAGCTTTTGAGGAGCGTGCCCGTTGCTTGGTAGACCAATACAGCAGTTACACGGCAGTGGACGACGTAAAGCTCAATGGCAAGCTGACCTTGGGTGAAAATACCGCAGACAACGGGGGCTTACGCGTCGCCTATGCAGCCCTATTGACTGCTCTGGCGGGCAAAACACCCGCCCCCATCGACGGATTTACCGCACCACAGCGCTTCTTTCTAGGTTGGGGGCAGGTCTGGTGCCAAAACCAAACCCCAGAGAACGCTCGTCTCAGGGTGGCGACGGACCCCCACGCTCCGGGCGAGTTCCGGGTCAATGGCGTCGTCTCCAACGTACCGGAGTTCCAGGCAGCATTTAGCTGTTCTGCTAAAACCCAGATGGTCCGCGAGAACCGCTGCCGCGTCTGGTAG
- a CDS encoding pentapeptide repeat-containing protein, translating to MANEEHLKLLRSGVAAWNLWRQEHPKSWIDLIEADLSEADLSKVNLSKALLIQANLSKTILIQAILHGANLEGANLNQADLRGSNLSKANLFEVQLREAELVRANLKEAELLRADLKGADLRGSDLRGASIRAQQLSEAKVMAAKFTNSMFSQEEKEHLMRRGAMFSV from the coding sequence ATGGCTAACGAAGAGCACTTAAAGCTATTGAGGTCAGGAGTAGCCGCTTGGAATCTGTGGCGGCAAGAGCATCCTAAAAGTTGGATCGATCTCATTGAGGCGGACCTCAGCGAGGCGGACCTCAGCAAGGTAAACCTCAGTAAGGCGCTCCTTATTCAGGCAAATCTCAGTAAAACAATCCTCATACAAGCCATCCTCCATGGAGCCAATCTCGAAGGAGCAAACCTCAATCAGGCGGACCTCAGAGGGTCAAACCTCAGCAAGGCGAACCTCTTTGAAGTACAACTCCGGGAAGCGGAACTCGTCCGAGCCAACCTCAAGGAGGCAGAACTCCTCCGGGCTGACCTCAAGGGAGCAGATCTCAGAGGGTCAGACCTCAGGGGCGCATCCATCCGTGCACAGCAGTTGAGTGAAGCAAAAGTGATGGCGGCTAAGTTCACCAACAGCATGTTCTCGCAAGAAGAGAAAGAGCATTTGATGCGACGGGGTGCGATGTTTAGTGTTTGA
- a CDS encoding apocytochrome f (cytochrome f, with cytochrome b6, subunit IV, and the Rieske protein, makes up the large subunit of the cytochrome b6-f complex; cytochrome b6-f mediates electron transfer between photosystem II and photosystem I), producing MKKTLLALAGTLWLTNALAVHAFPQYAAKYPQPRESSGRIACANCHLKEAEVEVELPQAVAPGQVFEVEVHIPYDVKAQEVVSFPNEQGEYKATLQAGAFVQLPKGFRVANPTEHEEDKKLLTEEQLKKLESGEWPQAAPLDTLADPPREQVRENIVVVGPIDTETMTKLGNTVVIPVIAPDPNKDKNLNFGKYSVYVGGNRGRGQVYPDGSPSNNAQYIAPAAGEITKITSNVPVTIGEVSYESGGALVTLKTDKGEVEIKIPPGPNLTAKVGDKVTAGQALTTDPNVVGGGFGHLEKDLVLQDPQRVVWLLVTLAVAFLCQVLLVLKKKQVEKIQAYEAQQQGLH from the coding sequence ATGAAGAAGACATTATTAGCGCTCGCCGGTACCCTTTGGCTCACCAATGCCCTGGCTGTCCATGCCTTCCCTCAATACGCAGCCAAATATCCCCAGCCGCGCGAGTCCTCTGGGCGCATCGCCTGTGCCAACTGCCACCTTAAAGAAGCTGAAGTCGAGGTGGAACTACCCCAGGCTGTGGCCCCCGGTCAAGTTTTCGAGGTAGAGGTCCACATTCCCTACGATGTCAAAGCCCAAGAGGTGGTCAGCTTCCCCAATGAGCAGGGCGAATACAAGGCGACCCTACAAGCCGGAGCGTTTGTACAGTTGCCTAAGGGCTTCCGGGTCGCGAATCCTACCGAGCACGAAGAGGACAAAAAACTCCTCACCGAGGAGCAGCTCAAAAAGCTGGAGTCTGGAGAGTGGCCCCAGGCAGCTCCGCTCGATACTTTGGCTGACCCGCCGCGCGAACAGGTCCGAGAAAATATCGTTGTGGTCGGGCCAATTGACACTGAGACCATGACCAAACTGGGCAACACGGTCGTTATCCCGGTGATCGCCCCTGACCCGAACAAAGATAAAAATCTTAACTTTGGTAAGTACAGTGTCTACGTTGGCGGCAATCGGGGCCGGGGCCAGGTCTATCCCGATGGCTCACCTAGTAACAATGCTCAATACATCGCACCCGCAGCCGGTGAGATCACCAAGATCACCTCAAATGTCCCGGTCACGATTGGGGAGGTGAGTTATGAATCCGGGGGTGCTCTGGTGACCCTAAAAACAGATAAGGGCGAGGTTGAAATCAAAATTCCGCCTGGGCCAAACCTTACTGCCAAAGTTGGGGACAAAGTAACTGCCGGTCAGGCGCTCACTACGGACCCGAACGTCGTGGGCGGCGGCTTCGGACACCTCGAAAAGGACCTTGTCCTTCAGGACCCCCAGCGTGTAGTCTGGCTGCTGGTCACCCTTGCCGTTGCGTTCCTGTGTCAGGTGCTCTTGGTCCTCAAGAAGAAGCAGGTCGAGAAGATCCAGGCTTACGAAGCCCAACAGCAGGGTCTGCACTAG
- the petC gene encoding cytochrome b6-f complex iron-sulfur subunit, translating to MTEVLEPIPNGRRNFLTLLTTGAITGATLGALYPVVNYFIPPNKGGGSGGVFARSRDGKEILASKLLADEPAGTRVISQGLTVNSGTATYIVIDDDKKIANFGLNAVCPHLGCVVPWDGGIGKFKCPCHGSTYDKDGGLVRGPSPRPLALTKAAVKDDKIEFSPWTEKDFRKTDLYSDPNPWWT from the coding sequence ATGACTGAAGTGCTTGAACCGATCCCCAACGGTCGTCGCAATTTCCTGACTCTGTTGACAACCGGGGCCATTACTGGGGCTACCCTCGGAGCGCTTTATCCGGTGGTGAACTATTTCATTCCTCCCAACAAAGGCGGGGGGTCGGGGGGCGTTTTTGCGCGTAGTCGGGACGGTAAGGAAATCCTGGCCTCCAAACTCCTGGCTGATGAGCCTGCGGGGACGCGCGTAATCTCCCAAGGTCTTACGGTGAACAGTGGCACAGCTACCTACATCGTGATTGACGACGACAAGAAGATTGCCAACTTTGGCCTCAATGCGGTCTGCCCGCATCTGGGCTGCGTGGTGCCCTGGGATGGTGGAATAGGAAAATTTAAGTGCCCCTGCCATGGCTCCACCTATGACAAAGATGGAGGTCTGGTACGCGGTCCTTCCCCAAGACCCCTGGCTCTGACCAAGGCTGCAGTCAAGGACGACAAAATCGAGTTTAGCCCCTGGACCGAAAAAGATTTCCGCAAGACCGACCTCTACAGTGACCCCAATCCTTGGTGGACGTAA
- a CDS encoding DUF3067 family protein has translation MTGQELRELLVQKCGQPYDVQFLRRGDRRYFQVMWRYLGQASFAMTEEQYMAHLERVAYILDEWAVADQVRTYLNKTRERPRVGKAISVPLTYDG, from the coding sequence ATGACCGGGCAAGAACTCCGTGAACTTCTTGTTCAGAAATGCGGCCAACCCTACGACGTGCAGTTTCTCCGCCGGGGCGACCGTCGCTACTTCCAGGTGATGTGGCGCTACCTGGGTCAGGCGTCCTTTGCTATGACCGAGGAACAATATATGGCCCATCTGGAGCGGGTGGCCTACATTCTAGATGAATGGGCCGTAGCCGACCAAGTCCGCACCTACCTCAACAAAACACGAGAGCGCCCCCGTGTGGGCAAGGCCATTTCGGTTCCCTTGACTTATGATGGGTGA